The region CGAACACACCGAGACCGGCTCCGATCACGGCGGGTGCAAAAATCTTCATCGTTCAACTCCTCATCGGATGGTTGCTTGAAATGGGTTTCGTCTCAGGGACTTAACCGCAACCCATCCAGGGAGCTAACGAGATCTCTCAAGAATTCCCGGCCGGAAAATCAATTAGCACCGGAACCGGCTCGATCTTTGTGCCGTTTCAATGCGGCTCCCACGAACTCGCGGAAGAGCGGGTGCGCGTCCTGGGGTTTGGACCGAAATTCCGGATGGAACTGAACCGCCACGAACCACGGGTGATCGGGCACTTCGACAACCTCCACCAGCAAACCACTCTCGTGGGTACCCGTAGGAACCAGTCCGGCGTTTACGAAGCGTTCTTCGTATTCGGGATTGAATTCGTAGCGGTGCCGATGCCGTTCGCTGATCTCCGTCGTGCCGTAGCACTCGGCGACCCGAGACCCTTCGGTGAGTCGGCACGGTTGAGCACCCAGCCGCATCGTGCCGCCTTTGTCGGTGACGGTCTTCTGTTCTTCGAGAATACAAATCACCGGGTCGGGTGTGTCTCCGTCGAACTCCGTGCTGTGAGCTTGCGACAAACCGAGCACGTTCCGAGCGAATTCGATCACCGCGACTTGCATACCCAGGCAAATTCCGAAATACGGAATGTTGTTCTCACGGGCATACTGAACCGCTTCAATTTTGCCCTCGATGCCTCGCATGCCGAAGCCACCAGGTACCAGAATTCCATCGATACCACGCAACAGATGATCGACGCCTTCCTTCTGCAAATCTTCGGCTTCGATCCGCTTGACCAACACCCGTGCGGAGTGACTGAAACCGGCGTGGTCGAGGGCTTCGTAAATCGACTTGTAGGCATCGCGATGGTCGATGTACTTCCCGACAACCGCGATTCGCACTTCGGAATCTGGATGCCGGACACGATGCATCAAGTCTTGCCAATCGTCCATTTGCAACGGACTGGCATTCAAACCGAGCTTTTGGATGATCAACTGATCGAGTTTGTGATCCACCAAACCGAGCGGGACTTCGTAAATCGAAAATTCCTTATCGACTTCCTCGATGACCGCTCGCGGCTCCACATTGCAGAACGATGCGATTTTATCGAGATGTTCGCGTTCGATTTCGCGTTCCGTGCGGACGATCAGCACATCCGGTTGAATCCCGATCTGACGAAGCAACCCGACGCTGTGCTGAGTTGGTTTGGTCTTCGCTTCCCGAGCGGCTTTCAAGTACGGCACCAACGTGAGGTGAATGAACAAGCAATTTTCTTTGCCGACATCCAGCGGGATTTGCCGAATCGCTTCCAAGAACGGCAGACCCTCGATATCGCCGACCGTGCCACCGAGTTCGGTGATGACAACATCGACATCCGACCGCGCAAGATTCCGGATACATTCTTTGATTTGATCGGTCACATGCGGGATGACCTGCACGGTTCGGCCGAGATATTCGCCGCGACGTTCCCGTTCGATCACCCGCAGATAAATCTGTCCGGATGTGTAGTTCGACTCTCGCGACAACGGGCTATTCGTAAACCGTTCGTAGTGACCGAGGTCCAAATCGGTTTCGGCACCGTCGTCGAGTACGTACACCTCACCGTGCTGGTACGGGCTCATCGTGCCGGGATCGACGTTGATGTACGGGTCGAGCTTTTGCATCCGCACGGAGAGGCCGTGTCGTTCGAGAACCAATCCGATCGACGCACTCGTGAGCCCTTTGCCCAAAGAACTGACAACACCACCGGTGACGAAAATATGCTTGGTCATATTGAAGCAGCAGGCAAAGCGATCGCGGGAATCCAGGCAACATAAGTACAACAAAACCCTCCGGTCCACGCCACGGGACGAAACCGGAGGGCTGCCTGTTCGGATTTAACACCGCAGGGACGGAAAATCAATGCCGCCGAGCAAGTCGGACCGGTTGATCCGAGAACGTCAGTCGTCTTCGGCGTAGATTTGACGCATTTGCTCGATGCTATCGCGGATGTTGTTGCGAAGCTGCAAGGGTTCGAGCACTTCGACTTGGGCCCCGTATCCAAGAATCCACCAACGAATTTCGGTGAGTCCGTCCACAACGACTTGGAACTCTAGCGTACCGTCGTCGTTCCAAAAAATTTGTTGCGTCTTATGCCAGCGGACTTCAGCGACGTTTTTCGCGACCATCGGTTGAAATCGCAAGACCACCCGTGTGCGGCGACCTCGTTCGGGAATCAGAGCCCAGGCGTTTCCGAGGAAGCGTTCGATCTTGAAGCTTGCAGGGCACTCAAACGATTCGGCAAGCAGTTCCCATTTTTGAATCCGACCGACATTGAAAATTCGGGTTTCGTCGTGCAACTGCGAATATCCGACGACGTACCAACTGCGATTCTTGAACAAGAGATGATACGGCGAGAGTGTGGTTTCGATGTCGCCTTCGCTGCTCAAACTGCCGTAATGTAAGTGAATCTTCCGCCCGTCGCTAATCGCCATCGTTAGTGCATCGTATGCAGCATGGGCATGATGCAGCGTGTTGTGCGGTCCGAGATCAATGGAAATCGACTGGGTCAGCTCGCTAAGTTCATCCCGTAATTCCCCGGGCAAACTGCTGAGAAGTTTCAATGCCGCAGAACGGGCATCGCGTTGGAAGGGAATTCCTTTGGTGGTGTCGCCAAGCTGGTTACACAGCACCAGCAACGCGAGCGTCTCGGCCAACGTGAAATCAGTGGAGGGCAGCAACGTAGCGTCTTGCAGCACGTAACCAGTGTCGGATTCGTCGCGGCTGTAGACAATGCCCGCTCGCTGCAACAGCTGTAAATCTCGAAAGATCGTGCGTTGGCTGACGTCGCTTTCCTTGGCTAACTCCGTTGATGTATAGGGTCGTCCTGATTGTAACAGTCGTACAATTCGCAGCAGTCGAAGTAGCCGATCTTGTGGCGCCATTAGGACTAAGGACCTTCAAATCAATCGGGTTTTGGGCGTCCTGGACGATTTTATACTAAGTCACATTCTGAACGAAAACAAGCATCGACAATCACCCCGATGAGGATAACTGTCGATGCTTCAGTTTCGTTTTGACCGCGTTCGGTTTACTTCAGGAAGTCACGTCCGGGAATTAAGTCCAGAGACTCTTCCTGCTTGGGTTCCATGAAGCGGTGGTCGTTTGCGGTAGCGTCGATGTCCTGTAGCCCAACTTTTTGGAAGCTCGCCGGGCGTGCCCCTTGGGACCGACGCGACAGGAACCGGTTTTCCGCAGTCTCTCCGTCGTAGTCCGCTTTCGGAGCATCGGGAATCGGTAGTGACGAACCCGCATCGTCTTCTGCCGGCTGATCGACGGCCGGTTCCGGCACGGGGATCAGTGGCGTATCGACGGCAGCGTCTTCTTCGAGCAAGTTCGGAATCTCCAGGCTCACGTCGCTCGCTTGATTCAACTGAGCCGGATCGTAAGGAACCGTTTCCACAGGGATTTCACTCGCGAACACGGCCGGTCGTTCGTCGGTCATGTCATGTTCGAAGGCGTAGCTGCGGGCCCATGCTCGTCGCAAGGCTTGATGATACGCTTCCGGACGCCAGCCACCTTCGCCGATGTGAATGTTGTTCGCTTCCAACATACTGCCGGTGAAGTAGTGGTAGTCAGCGATGGATTGAGAGTACTCGACGAGACTCGTGTAGTACGCCTGATCGGCGGCTGCCCGCTCTCGTTGAGCACGCAACACCAAGTCCAATGTGACCGACCCCAACGCCTGTTTCGTGCGGAAGACTTCCACCCGTTCGGCGGCAGCGGTTCGTCGGTTGAACTGTTCCTCGGCGGTTCCGTAGTTGGCGGCCAAGTCTTGGAAGGTCGCCGCGACTTCGTGACTGATATCCATTTCCTGCACGGCGAGTGCTTCACGAGCTTTCGCCAATCGCAGCTCGAGGTTTCGCACCTGAGCGTGTGCCGATCGCAACCCGATCTGCCATGTCATTTCAAAGCCAAGACCCCAACCGGTTTGGTCGCCCTGCGTCATCGTTTCGTATCCGCTGGCCAACCCCTGCGAAGTCCGGCCGTCATTGTCGTTTTCGCCAAACAAATCGTCGCCGAAACCATTGACGTTGTAACTGCTGACGAAGTCCAAACGGGGTTTGGTCAGGCTTTTCGCGGCTTGCAACTGAAGTTCGAGGCTCTTGATGTTGAACTTCTGGGTTCGCAATTCGACGCGATTGGTCAACGCTTGGGCCAAACTGACATGCCAGTCCGGGACGAACTTGGCCAACGGCGGTTCGTCAATTGGACGAATGATGCGACCATCGTTCACAGGTTGACCCATGATGCGTCGCAACTGTGTTTCGGTCGAGTAGATGTTCGACAACGCCGATTTGACGAGAGCCCGCGTTTCAAAGTATTGGGCCTTTGCTTGCAGTTCGTCTTCCCGTCCAAGATCACGGGCACCACCGGCTTCGATGATGAGCGACACTTCCCGCCACGTTCGGAGCGCACTGTTGCGAGCCACAACGGCGATGTCGTACAGACGATATTGCAAGTACAACTGCCAATACAAACGCTCCACGTCGCGAGCCAAGTTGCGAACCGACGTCTCAAACTGCGCGATGGTGATGTCGGCGTTGATTCGTGTGATCACAACCCCTTGGTTCACCCCGGTCAGACCGCCGAAACTTTGTGCGATCGGGCCGGCAATTCGGGTGAACTCGGTTCCGGCACCAGCGAGCAACGGTTGCCGATACCCCAATTGTGCCAATCCCGTGTACGACGAGGGGAACAACACGTTCGGGTTGTTCACACCGGAATAAAGCCAAGTGTGCGTCAACGAGAGCTGTCCGCCGGATGCGAACTGCTTCTGCAAACTTGCCTGGAAGTTCCCGGTTTCGGAAACAAGTTCCCCCGCCGGTCCGATTCGCGGCGATGTGGCGTCGTCGGTAAGTGAGGTAATGGGGTTGAAGAACAAACTGTTCTGAATTTGTTCGTCGCGACCCCAGTTCATTGAGACATTCAACGTCGGATCGAATGCCGACAACGCGGACTCCACACCACGTCCACCAAACAGCACGCCGGATTCTTGAATCGCGGGGTCGTAGATACTCGGGGTGTTCGTTGCGTTGGCTAGCACGCCGCCGCGTTGACGGAATTCACTGGCCGTCCGAATGACGGCATTGTTCTCCAACGCCAAGTGCAAGGCTTCTTCCAACGAGAGATCCCAGATCTCATCCTTGCGACGATCTTCGATGGTTCGTGGCAGGTCGGTCGCCATCGCCTCTCCGGTGGTATCGGAGAAGACGAGTGGGTACTCGACCTGCGTGGCGGCTTCTTTGTAGTAGTTCAAATCGGCATCACCGAGGTAATGCAGTTTGGGAGGATTGCTCGCGCAACCGGCGAGGATTGCCAATATTCCGGCAACCACGCAACCCGAGACTCGGTGCGTCATCGGCGACAAGTGCATAGATAGACCCTTTGACTCCGCGCAAAATTGGCACAAGCGGCAGAATCAGTATCGGCGGGTCAATCGGAAAAGTTTGACTGTTTTGTCGACGGGCCGAATTCGGTATAGGGAATTCCCCGTAATTTTTTGAGCAAAATCAGTTCGCCAGCGTCATTTCCCTCGATTGCATGTCCAATGAATTGCAAACAATAGCCTCCAATGAACGCAGCTGCAGCGGCCAACCACTGCTCACGGACTAGGAAAACCACAGAGACAACAAACGTCAACGGCACACCGATCCAGTGCAGAATTTGGTTCCATCGGTTTTGATGGCGCGCGATGTAATTGGCAACAATGCGTTTCACGAAAGTCTCACTTTAACCAAACTCAAGGCCACTGTTTCACTTAACGATTCAAACGCCGGAGGGCGTAACTCGCGGTGGATCGGCCGATGCTTTCCGGATCGGCTTTTGCCTGTTCTTCTAGCAAGGCTTTCGCATCATCGCCACCGATTTCACCGAGCGCTCGATACACATCCATGCGGAGGTTGCGATCCGAATGGTCGATCCATTTCGCAAGAAACGGGACCGACTTTTGCCCGATCGCCACCAATGCTTGTTTCACGTTCAGGCGGTCCAGTGGTTCGGACATTCGGGCTGCGATCGCCTCGGCCGCTTTGTCACCGCCGATCCGTCCCGCCGCCTCGATGGCTTTTCGTCGCACAGAACCGCTGGAATCCTTCATAAATTCGAGGACGGTGTCCAGTTCGTTTTCGTCCGCCCAAACCAAGTATGCCGATCGGGCCTCGCGTTGCACACTGGTGCTGGTATCTTGCGTCAATTCTTTGAGAACTTTCAAGACGTCCGCACGTTTCTCTTCGTGATCGCTCGGCGTGAATCGGCTCAACGCAGACATCGCCGAATACCAGCGAAGGCGATCGCCGTCTTCGATGGTCTTGAGATGCTCGGCGAGCTTCTCCGGTGAATTCCTCTCCGCCTTCCGACGAGCGAGGTCGGCCTTGGCTTTGGCAGCGAGTTCTTCGCTTCGTTTCTTCTGTTCCGCCACCTCTTGCTCGGTCATCCGATGAATTGTGACGCTCAATGGTGTGCGGACAGTCTTGAATTCCGTGTTGGTCTCGAACACCAATTCATGTTCGATTTTTCGCGGCAGCATATCCGTGCGGTCGATCGTGATGGTCCCGCTGCCTTTCAGTCGAAACGCTGGTTTTTCCGCGTTTTCTGTCGTCTTGAAGTCGTATTGGCGATCGATGACATACGCCTCGTCCGTCACCGAAGCAATTCGGTAACTCCGGCTTTCCTCCGCCGCCAACAGAGTGATTGTCTCCTTCCGCCCGAACGGAGACGGTGCGAATCGAGAGCGAAATCGGGGAACGTAGAACGGGCCGAAATTGTCATTTTCCGATCGCGTGTGCTGAAGGATGACGGATCGATCAACGTTCCAACGAGTTCGTTGTTGGCGGGGCAACGGATCGAATGGCAAATGGGCGAGTGGTCCCAAGAGGTACGGAATCGATGCCGGTTCACCACCGTCGATGATGTTGCCGAGTTCATCGATCGTCATTCGACCATGGTTGTTGGTGTGTCCCGGCGTGCTTGGTCCGCGAAGATAGCTGCGTTTCGTGCGTTTGTAGTGCGTGAGGAGCCCGTTGTATTTCAGCACGAACTGTTCGTCGCCCTGGATCGGCCCAATCGTCACCCGCACCAACCCAATGGCCGGCGTGACACGTTTGGCAAGAATCGGACCGTCTAAATCGATTTCCGATTTCTCTCCGCCTAGCGAAACTTTGTGGGCCTTCGCCATCTTCTGGAGATCTTCCGAAGGCACCGCGAAACCGACGTTGGAGACTTTGTTGCCGGTCAGTTTCGCGCTTGCGATGCCGATGACTTCGCCACGATTGTTGACCAACGGTCCACCGGAATTGCCGGGGTTGATGCTCGCATCGACTTGGAAGGTCTTGCCGTCTTCGTCGTCGATGAACCCGGCAATTGTACCTTTGGTGACTTTCACACTCCGGCCGAGCACACCCGTCAACGGATAACCAATCGCACGGACATCTTGGGCCAACTCGACGACCTTTGAATCCCCCAACGGCAATACAGGCAAATCCTTCGCGGTGATGCGGATGATCGCCAAATCGCGAGCGTGATCGGTGGCGACGGTCGTCGCGGCATACGTTTTTCCGCCGAGATCCACTTCAATCGAGCTAGCATTCTCCACGACATGAGCACAAGTTGCCATGTAGCCATCCGGACTGATGACGAACCCCGTTCCGCTGCCTTTCTCAGGTTCCCATTCGGCGGGGTGATGATCGCGATCATTGAACGCGGTGTAGGTGCAGAGCCCGGACATGTCCTCGGAATAGTCCTTGAAGCCCGCTTTGATTTTGACTTGGAACGTGTAAACGCCGCCGGGTTTCCACCCGTAACGCAGTTTCCGTGGCGGAGCAGCTTCGGCATTGGCCGGATTGGTGGGTGGAGCAGGAACGATGTCTTTCGGTTCCGACTGCTTCTTTACAACAACTGGTTTTTCCGCCGTCAGCGGGGGATTGACTTTCGGCAGTTCCAGCTTCGGTTCCGCTGTCACATGGGCAATATCTTCGCCTCCCGGCGGCATCGGTTGTGGCACCAATTGCGGTTGCGGCACGGGTCGCGGTTTGAAATCGGGCAACTTGGGTTTTGGAGGGACGGGGATGTTGGGAGCGAACTGCGGCTGATCGTTTTGGGCAATCGGGGCTTGCTGAGCCGGGGGATTGTCGTTCTGCAGCAAGACAATCACCAACGCAACCGCCAACGCGAGAATGGCCACCGCACCCCCGGCAATCCCGAACCAAACACCGTTCGAAGACGGTTGAACCGGCCCGCGGGAACGTCGTCGCTGGCGGGACGGCTGACCTTCGAAAATATCGTCGAACGGATCGCGGCGATTGTCATCGTCCAAGATTTCCAAGTCGTCAGCACCGTATTCGACGGTGGCCGAGGACGAGCCAAGACCGAAGTCCGTGAGGTCGATTTCCTCCCGGCAACGTGGGCAGCGGATCCATTCACGATCGGGAAGACCGTCGCGGAATCGAAT is a window of Thalassoroseus pseudoceratinae DNA encoding:
- a CDS encoding DUF962 domain-containing protein — its product is MKRIVANYIARHQNRWNQILHWIGVPLTFVVSVVFLVREQWLAAAAAFIGGYCLQFIGHAIEGNDAGELILLKKLRGIPYTEFGPSTKQSNFSD
- a CDS encoding helix-turn-helix transcriptional regulator is translated as MAPQDRLLRLLRIVRLLQSGRPYTSTELAKESDVSQRTIFRDLQLLQRAGIVYSRDESDTGYVLQDATLLPSTDFTLAETLALLVLCNQLGDTTKGIPFQRDARSAALKLLSSLPGELRDELSELTQSISIDLGPHNTLHHAHAAYDALTMAISDGRKIHLHYGSLSSEGDIETTLSPYHLLFKNRSWYVVGYSQLHDETRIFNVGRIQKWELLAESFECPASFKIERFLGNAWALIPERGRRTRVVLRFQPMVAKNVAEVRWHKTQQIFWNDDGTLEFQVVVDGLTEIRWWILGYGAQVEVLEPLQLRNNIRDSIEQMRQIYAEDD
- a CDS encoding TolC family protein, translating into MHLSPMTHRVSGCVVAGILAILAGCASNPPKLHYLGDADLNYYKEAATQVEYPLVFSDTTGEAMATDLPRTIEDRRKDEIWDLSLEEALHLALENNAVIRTASEFRQRGGVLANATNTPSIYDPAIQESGVLFGGRGVESALSAFDPTLNVSMNWGRDEQIQNSLFFNPITSLTDDATSPRIGPAGELVSETGNFQASLQKQFASGGQLSLTHTWLYSGVNNPNVLFPSSYTGLAQLGYRQPLLAGAGTEFTRIAGPIAQSFGGLTGVNQGVVITRINADITIAQFETSVRNLARDVERLYWQLYLQYRLYDIAVVARNSALRTWREVSLIIEAGGARDLGREDELQAKAQYFETRALVKSALSNIYSTETQLRRIMGQPVNDGRIIRPIDEPPLAKFVPDWHVSLAQALTNRVELRTQKFNIKSLELQLQAAKSLTKPRLDFVSSYNVNGFGDDLFGENDNDGRTSQGLASGYETMTQGDQTGWGLGFEMTWQIGLRSAHAQVRNLELRLAKAREALAVQEMDISHEVAATFQDLAANYGTAEEQFNRRTAAAERVEVFRTKQALGSVTLDLVLRAQRERAAADQAYYTSLVEYSQSIADYHYFTGSMLEANNIHIGEGGWRPEAYHQALRRAWARSYAFEHDMTDERPAVFASEIPVETVPYDPAQLNQASDVSLEIPNLLEEDAAVDTPLIPVPEPAVDQPAEDDAGSSLPIPDAPKADYDGETAENRFLSRRSQGARPASFQKVGLQDIDATANDHRFMEPKQEESLDLIPGRDFLK
- a CDS encoding CTP synthase, which produces MTKHIFVTGGVVSSLGKGLTSASIGLVLERHGLSVRMQKLDPYINVDPGTMSPYQHGEVYVLDDGAETDLDLGHYERFTNSPLSRESNYTSGQIYLRVIERERRGEYLGRTVQVIPHVTDQIKECIRNLARSDVDVVITELGGTVGDIEGLPFLEAIRQIPLDVGKENCLFIHLTLVPYLKAAREAKTKPTQHSVGLLRQIGIQPDVLIVRTEREIEREHLDKIASFCNVEPRAVIEEVDKEFSIYEVPLGLVDHKLDQLIIQKLGLNASPLQMDDWQDLMHRVRHPDSEVRIAVVGKYIDHRDAYKSIYEALDHAGFSHSARVLVKRIEAEDLQKEGVDHLLRGIDGILVPGGFGMRGIEGKIEAVQYARENNIPYFGICLGMQVAVIEFARNVLGLSQAHSTEFDGDTPDPVICILEEQKTVTDKGGTMRLGAQPCRLTEGSRVAECYGTTEISERHRHRYEFNPEYEERFVNAGLVPTGTHESGLLVEVVEVPDHPWFVAVQFHPEFRSKPQDAHPLFREFVGAALKRHKDRAGSGAN
- a CDS encoding trypsin-like peptidase domain-containing protein, translating into MDRPSDFTLPIPMRILLRASPMPHDQLHCPACDVTIRFRDGLPDREWIRCPRCREEIDLTDFGLGSSSATVEYGADDLEILDDDNRRDPFDDIFEGQPSRQRRRSRGPVQPSSNGVWFGIAGGAVAILALAVALVIVLLQNDNPPAQQAPIAQNDQPQFAPNIPVPPKPKLPDFKPRPVPQPQLVPQPMPPGGEDIAHVTAEPKLELPKVNPPLTAEKPVVVKKQSEPKDIVPAPPTNPANAEAAPPRKLRYGWKPGGVYTFQVKIKAGFKDYSEDMSGLCTYTAFNDRDHHPAEWEPEKGSGTGFVISPDGYMATCAHVVENASSIEVDLGGKTYAATTVATDHARDLAIIRITAKDLPVLPLGDSKVVELAQDVRAIGYPLTGVLGRSVKVTKGTIAGFIDDEDGKTFQVDASINPGNSGGPLVNNRGEVIGIASAKLTGNKVSNVGFAVPSEDLQKMAKAHKVSLGGEKSEIDLDGPILAKRVTPAIGLVRVTIGPIQGDEQFVLKYNGLLTHYKRTKRSYLRGPSTPGHTNNHGRMTIDELGNIIDGGEPASIPYLLGPLAHLPFDPLPRQQRTRWNVDRSVILQHTRSENDNFGPFYVPRFRSRFAPSPFGRKETITLLAAEESRSYRIASVTDEAYVIDRQYDFKTTENAEKPAFRLKGSGTITIDRTDMLPRKIEHELVFETNTEFKTVRTPLSVTIHRMTEQEVAEQKKRSEELAAKAKADLARRKAERNSPEKLAEHLKTIEDGDRLRWYSAMSALSRFTPSDHEEKRADVLKVLKELTQDTSTSVQREARSAYLVWADENELDTVLEFMKDSSGSVRRKAIEAAGRIGGDKAAEAIAARMSEPLDRLNVKQALVAIGQKSVPFLAKWIDHSDRNLRMDVYRALGEIGGDDAKALLEEQAKADPESIGRSTASYALRRLNR